The following proteins are co-located in the Callospermophilus lateralis isolate mCalLat2 chromosome 8, mCalLat2.hap1, whole genome shotgun sequence genome:
- the Art3 gene encoding ecto-ADP-ribosyltransferase 3 isoform X1, which translates to MKTGHFEIVTMLLAAMILMDIFQVKAEMLDMADNTFDDEYLKCIDRMETKYVPQLLTEEKSTHQLLQTVWENAKAKWEAQKAQLFLPLNFKDNHGIALTAYVSEYQQQTPFYHLFNEAVKMAGKSRKAYIYDFQFKAFHFYLTRALQLLRRPCEESYKNVVYRISQDTSFTFGELNQARLSNFTMAYSAKPQTVDEQQIVLTIHTCFGIAVEKFFDKENEKITLIPLSEVFQVSREGDSNNLILQSTNKTCSHYECAFLGGLKTESCVENLEYFQPIYVLNPTSRVAGITGKENQSLEDPGMKSLESTEIPGIKVVEPDEIKEDESQRNTNSPTPAPGPDPGPGPGPAPAPAPAPAPAPAPAPAPVPGPVPGPETNPSASSGKRLLPPFGTFIILISASAVNLFVAP; encoded by the exons atgaagacAGGACATTTTGAAATAGTCACCATGCTTCTGGCAGCCATGATTCTAATGGACATCTTCCAG GTGAAGGCTGAAATGTTGGACATGGCTGATAATACATTTGATGATGAATACCTGAAATGTATTGACAGGATGGAAACAAAATATGTTCCCCAACTgctcacagaggaaaaatcaaCCCATCAGCTCTTACAGACTGTGTGGGAAAATGCAAAAGCCAAATGGGAAGCCCAGAAAGCTCAGCTCTTTCTTCCTTTGAATTTTAAGGATAACCATGGAATAGCCCTGACAGCGTATGTTTCTGAATATCAACAGCAAACTCCTTTTTACCATCTCTTCAATGAAGCTGTGAAGATGGCCGGGAAATCTCGAAAAGCTTATATCTATGACTTCCAGTTCAAAGCTTTTCATTTTTACCTGACAAGAGCCCTGCAGTTGCTGAGAAGACCTTGTGAGGAAAGTTACAAAAATGTGGTGTATAGAATAAGCCAGGACACTTCATTTACATTTGGAGAGCTAAACCAAGCCAGGCTTAGCAATTTCACAATGGCATACTCAGCCAAACCTCAAACAGTTGATGAGCAACAAATTGTGTTAACCATCCACACATGCTTTGGAATTGCTGTTGAAAAGTTttttgataaagaaaatgaaaaaattacTTTAATACCTCTGAGTGAGGTTTTCCAGGTTTCACGGGAAGGGGATAGCAATAATCTTATCCTTCAAAGCACAAACAAGACCTGCAGCCATTATGAGTGTGCGTTTCTAGGTG GACTGAAAACTGAAAGTTGTGTCGAGAACTTAG aatattttcagCCCATCTACGTCCTCAACCCTA cctcccgagttgctgggattacag GTAAAGAAAACCAGAGTCTTGAGGACCCTG GTATGAAAAGCCTTGAATCCACTGAAATACCTG gAATAAAAGTGGTAGAACCAGATGAAATAAAAG AAGATGAAAGTCAAAGAAATACCAACAGTCCTA CTCCAGCTCCAGGTCCAGATCCAGGTCCAGGTCCAGgtccagctccagctccagctccagctccagctccagctccagctccagctccagctcctGTTCCAGGTCCTGTTCCAGGTCCCGAAACCAATCCTTCTGCATCCTCTGGCAAAAGGCTTCTTCCACCATTTGGGACATTCATCATTTTAATCAGTGCTTCTGCTG
- the Art3 gene encoding ecto-ADP-ribosyltransferase 3 isoform X3, whose translation MKTGHFEIVTMLLAAMILMDIFQVKAEMLDMADNTFDDEYLKCIDRMETKYVPQLLTEEKSTHQLLQTVWENAKAKWEAQKAQLFLPLNFKDNHGIALTAYVSEYQQQTPFYHLFNEAVKMAGKSRKAYIYDFQFKAFHFYLTRALQLLRRPCEESYKNVVYRISQDTSFTFGELNQARLSNFTMAYSAKPQTVDEQQIVLTIHTCFGIAVEKFFDKENEKITLIPLSEVFQVSREGDSNNLILQSTNKTCSHYECAFLGGLKTESCVENLEYFQPIYVLNPSKENQSLEDPGMKSLESTEIPGIKVVEPDEIKEDESQRNTNSPTPAPGPDPGPGPGPAPAPAPAPAPAPAPAPAPVPGPVPGPETNPSASSGKRLLPPFGTFIILISASAVNLFVAP comes from the exons atgaagacAGGACATTTTGAAATAGTCACCATGCTTCTGGCAGCCATGATTCTAATGGACATCTTCCAG GTGAAGGCTGAAATGTTGGACATGGCTGATAATACATTTGATGATGAATACCTGAAATGTATTGACAGGATGGAAACAAAATATGTTCCCCAACTgctcacagaggaaaaatcaaCCCATCAGCTCTTACAGACTGTGTGGGAAAATGCAAAAGCCAAATGGGAAGCCCAGAAAGCTCAGCTCTTTCTTCCTTTGAATTTTAAGGATAACCATGGAATAGCCCTGACAGCGTATGTTTCTGAATATCAACAGCAAACTCCTTTTTACCATCTCTTCAATGAAGCTGTGAAGATGGCCGGGAAATCTCGAAAAGCTTATATCTATGACTTCCAGTTCAAAGCTTTTCATTTTTACCTGACAAGAGCCCTGCAGTTGCTGAGAAGACCTTGTGAGGAAAGTTACAAAAATGTGGTGTATAGAATAAGCCAGGACACTTCATTTACATTTGGAGAGCTAAACCAAGCCAGGCTTAGCAATTTCACAATGGCATACTCAGCCAAACCTCAAACAGTTGATGAGCAACAAATTGTGTTAACCATCCACACATGCTTTGGAATTGCTGTTGAAAAGTTttttgataaagaaaatgaaaaaattacTTTAATACCTCTGAGTGAGGTTTTCCAGGTTTCACGGGAAGGGGATAGCAATAATCTTATCCTTCAAAGCACAAACAAGACCTGCAGCCATTATGAGTGTGCGTTTCTAGGTG GACTGAAAACTGAAAGTTGTGTCGAGAACTTAG aatattttcagCCCATCTACGTCCTCAACCCTA GTAAAGAAAACCAGAGTCTTGAGGACCCTG GTATGAAAAGCCTTGAATCCACTGAAATACCTG gAATAAAAGTGGTAGAACCAGATGAAATAAAAG AAGATGAAAGTCAAAGAAATACCAACAGTCCTA CTCCAGCTCCAGGTCCAGATCCAGGTCCAGGTCCAGgtccagctccagctccagctccagctccagctccagctccagctccagctccagctcctGTTCCAGGTCCTGTTCCAGGTCCCGAAACCAATCCTTCTGCATCCTCTGGCAAAAGGCTTCTTCCACCATTTGGGACATTCATCATTTTAATCAGTGCTTCTGCTG
- the Art3 gene encoding ecto-ADP-ribosyltransferase 3 isoform X4, translating into MKTGHFEIVTMLLAAMILMDIFQVKAEMLDMADNTFDDEYLKCIDRMETKYVPQLLTEEKSTHQLLQTVWENAKAKWEAQKAQLFLPLNFKDNHGIALTAYVSEYQQQTPFYHLFNEAVKMAGKSRKAYIYDFQFKAFHFYLTRALQLLRRPCEESYKNVVYRISQDTSFTFGELNQARLSNFTMAYSAKPQTVDEQQIVLTIHTCFGIAVEKFFDKENEKITLIPLSEVFQVSREGDSNNLILQSTNKTCSHYECAFLGGLKTESCVENLEYFQPIYVLNPSMKSLESTEIPGIKVVEPDEIKEDESQRNTNSPTPAPGPDPGPGPGPAPAPAPAPAPAPAPAPAPVPGPVPGPETNPSASSGKRLLPPFGTFIILISASAVNLFVAP; encoded by the exons atgaagacAGGACATTTTGAAATAGTCACCATGCTTCTGGCAGCCATGATTCTAATGGACATCTTCCAG GTGAAGGCTGAAATGTTGGACATGGCTGATAATACATTTGATGATGAATACCTGAAATGTATTGACAGGATGGAAACAAAATATGTTCCCCAACTgctcacagaggaaaaatcaaCCCATCAGCTCTTACAGACTGTGTGGGAAAATGCAAAAGCCAAATGGGAAGCCCAGAAAGCTCAGCTCTTTCTTCCTTTGAATTTTAAGGATAACCATGGAATAGCCCTGACAGCGTATGTTTCTGAATATCAACAGCAAACTCCTTTTTACCATCTCTTCAATGAAGCTGTGAAGATGGCCGGGAAATCTCGAAAAGCTTATATCTATGACTTCCAGTTCAAAGCTTTTCATTTTTACCTGACAAGAGCCCTGCAGTTGCTGAGAAGACCTTGTGAGGAAAGTTACAAAAATGTGGTGTATAGAATAAGCCAGGACACTTCATTTACATTTGGAGAGCTAAACCAAGCCAGGCTTAGCAATTTCACAATGGCATACTCAGCCAAACCTCAAACAGTTGATGAGCAACAAATTGTGTTAACCATCCACACATGCTTTGGAATTGCTGTTGAAAAGTTttttgataaagaaaatgaaaaaattacTTTAATACCTCTGAGTGAGGTTTTCCAGGTTTCACGGGAAGGGGATAGCAATAATCTTATCCTTCAAAGCACAAACAAGACCTGCAGCCATTATGAGTGTGCGTTTCTAGGTG GACTGAAAACTGAAAGTTGTGTCGAGAACTTAG aatattttcagCCCATCTACGTCCTCAACCCTA GTATGAAAAGCCTTGAATCCACTGAAATACCTG gAATAAAAGTGGTAGAACCAGATGAAATAAAAG AAGATGAAAGTCAAAGAAATACCAACAGTCCTA CTCCAGCTCCAGGTCCAGATCCAGGTCCAGGTCCAGgtccagctccagctccagctccagctccagctccagctccagctccagctccagctcctGTTCCAGGTCCTGTTCCAGGTCCCGAAACCAATCCTTCTGCATCCTCTGGCAAAAGGCTTCTTCCACCATTTGGGACATTCATCATTTTAATCAGTGCTTCTGCTG
- the Art3 gene encoding ecto-ADP-ribosyltransferase 3 isoform X2, whose protein sequence is MKTGHFEIVTMLLAAMILMDIFQVKAEMLDMADNTFDDEYLKCIDRMETKYVPQLLTEEKSTHQLLQTVWENAKAKWEAQKAQLFLPLNFKDNHGIALTAYVSEYQQQTPFYHLFNEAVKMAGKSRKAYIYDFQFKAFHFYLTRALQLLRRPCEESYKNVVYRISQDTSFTFGELNQARLSNFTMAYSAKPQTVDEQQIVLTIHTCFGIAVEKFFDKENEKITLIPLSEVFQVSREGDSNNLILQSTNKTCSHYECAFLGGLKTESCVENLEYFQPIYVLNPTSRVAGITGKENQSLEDPGMKSLESTEIPGIKVVEPDEIKDESQRNTNSPTPAPGPDPGPGPGPAPAPAPAPAPAPAPAPAPVPGPVPGPETNPSASSGKRLLPPFGTFIILISASAVNLFVAP, encoded by the exons atgaagacAGGACATTTTGAAATAGTCACCATGCTTCTGGCAGCCATGATTCTAATGGACATCTTCCAG GTGAAGGCTGAAATGTTGGACATGGCTGATAATACATTTGATGATGAATACCTGAAATGTATTGACAGGATGGAAACAAAATATGTTCCCCAACTgctcacagaggaaaaatcaaCCCATCAGCTCTTACAGACTGTGTGGGAAAATGCAAAAGCCAAATGGGAAGCCCAGAAAGCTCAGCTCTTTCTTCCTTTGAATTTTAAGGATAACCATGGAATAGCCCTGACAGCGTATGTTTCTGAATATCAACAGCAAACTCCTTTTTACCATCTCTTCAATGAAGCTGTGAAGATGGCCGGGAAATCTCGAAAAGCTTATATCTATGACTTCCAGTTCAAAGCTTTTCATTTTTACCTGACAAGAGCCCTGCAGTTGCTGAGAAGACCTTGTGAGGAAAGTTACAAAAATGTGGTGTATAGAATAAGCCAGGACACTTCATTTACATTTGGAGAGCTAAACCAAGCCAGGCTTAGCAATTTCACAATGGCATACTCAGCCAAACCTCAAACAGTTGATGAGCAACAAATTGTGTTAACCATCCACACATGCTTTGGAATTGCTGTTGAAAAGTTttttgataaagaaaatgaaaaaattacTTTAATACCTCTGAGTGAGGTTTTCCAGGTTTCACGGGAAGGGGATAGCAATAATCTTATCCTTCAAAGCACAAACAAGACCTGCAGCCATTATGAGTGTGCGTTTCTAGGTG GACTGAAAACTGAAAGTTGTGTCGAGAACTTAG aatattttcagCCCATCTACGTCCTCAACCCTA cctcccgagttgctgggattacag GTAAAGAAAACCAGAGTCTTGAGGACCCTG GTATGAAAAGCCTTGAATCCACTGAAATACCTG gAATAAAAGTGGTAGAACCAGATGAAATAAAAG ATGAAAGTCAAAGAAATACCAACAGTCCTA CTCCAGCTCCAGGTCCAGATCCAGGTCCAGGTCCAGgtccagctccagctccagctccagctccagctccagctccagctccagctccagctcctGTTCCAGGTCCTGTTCCAGGTCCCGAAACCAATCCTTCTGCATCCTCTGGCAAAAGGCTTCTTCCACCATTTGGGACATTCATCATTTTAATCAGTGCTTCTGCTG